One Gadus morhua chromosome 23, gadMor3.0, whole genome shotgun sequence DNA segment encodes these proteins:
- the gpr12 gene encoding G-protein coupled receptor 12 — protein MSEDAAITPSWLSPDPTSWASGGGSLLTDNSTGGLGAFPSEDSLAAGPLPLLVNPWDIVLCSSGTLIACENALVVLVIWQNPGLRAPMFLLIGSLALADLLAGLGLVLHFTCAYLLRSDSAQLLTVGLVVASFSASVFSLLAITIDRYLSLYYALTYNSERTAAFTYTMLVLLWGLSLCLGLLPVTGVNCLAEEASCSVVRPLTKNNVAVLSVSFLLLFGLMLQLYVQICKIVMRHAHQIALQHHFLAATPHYVTTRKGVSTLAIILGTFAACWMPFTVYSLVADYTYPPLYTYATLVPATYNSVINPVIYAFRNQEIQKALWLVCCGCVPAGVAHRARTPSDV, from the coding sequence ATGAGCGAGGATGCGGCGATCACCCCCAGCTGGCTGAGTCCTGACCCCACGTCCTGGGCCAGCGGTGGAGGGTCTCTGCTCACGGACAACAGCACCGGGGGTCTCGGGGCCTTCCCCTCGGAGGACAGCCTGGCCGCGGGGCCCCTGCCCCTGCTGGTCAACCCCTGGGACATCGTGCTGTGCTCCTCCGGCACGCTGATCGCCTGCGAGAACgccctggtggtgctggtgatctGGCAGAACCCGGGCCTGCGGGCGCCCATGTTCCTCCTGATCGGCAGCCTGGCCCTGGCTGACCTGCTGGCCGGCCTGGGCCTGGTGCTGCACTTCACCTGTGCCTACCTGCTGCGCTCCGACTCGGCCCAGCTGCTCacggtggggttggtggtggccTCCTTCTCCGCCTCCGTCTTCAGCCTGCTGGCCATCACCATCGACCGCTACCTGTCGCTGTACTACGCGCTGACCTACAACTCGGAGCGCACGGCCGCCTTCACCTACACCATGCTGGTGCTGCTGTGGGGGCTGTCGCTGTGCCTGGGGCTGCTGCCCGTCACCGGGGTCAACTGCCTGGCGGAGGAGGCGTCCTGCAGCGTGGTGCGGCCCCTCACCAAGAACAACGTGGCCGTGCTGTCCGTCTCCTTCCTGCTGCTCTTCGGCCTCATGCTGCAGCTCTACGTGCAGATCTGCAAGATCGTCATGCGCCACGCCCACCAGATCGCCCTGCAGCACCACTTCCTGGCCGCCACGCCCCACTACGTCACCACGCGCAAGGGCGTGTCCACGCTGGCAATCATCCTGGGCACCTTCGCGGCGTGCTGGATGCCCTTCACCGTGTACTCGCTGGTGGCCGACTACACCTACCCACCGCTGTACACCTACGCCACGCTGGTGCCCGCCACCTACAACTCCGTCATCAACCCCGTCATCTACGCCTTCCGCAACCAGGAGATCCAGAAGGCGCTGTGGCTGGTGTGCTGCGGCTGTGTGCCGGCCGGGGTTGCCCATCGCGCCCGGACCCCCAGCGacgtctga